From the genome of Salmonella enterica subsp. houtenae serovar Houten:
TACCATAAGCCTTGAGATCTTGCGGGGTTAAATTGTTAACGCGCATATCACTGCTCCTTAGCCAATATGTATTACCGGAAATAGTAAGGTTTTTTGAGGTTGGTTAACCGCGACAAGGCTCATAGATTTACGTATCTGGACAAAATCACGATTGACGAAAAACACTGTGACTCCTGTCACGCAGCGGCGGTTATTATGGCAGGAAACCTACTTTTGTTGTGGAAAATGTTCTGAAAACGTTAAAAGGAAGTGTTTTTGACCGACATAATGTGACTGTAATCGCATTCACGTAAGAAAATTACGTCACGCCAACATTAACAATATCGATTCACCTCTCTGCGTTTTTTTCTGAATTATGCATGACGACGCCTGGCGGTGAAGAGATGATGCAATAATGCGACTTTCTCATCATTCTGGATAACGACATGGAGAGTGTAGCGCTTTCACGTACTACTCGCTGGGGTATGATGCTCACCGGTTTGCTGCAGGGAGTCTTGTGCTACCTGCTGATGGCCTGGCTGGTACCGCAAAATAGCGACTGGCTGTTCTATGGTATGCCTGCGACGATAGCGTTGTCGTCAATGCTATTGCTTACCGTGGTCTCTTTTAAACAGGGCGCGCTGTAGGGCTGGCTGGCGCTAATCTTTATGGTAGTGCTGGCAATGAGCGGCTGGCTGAGATGGCAGGTGGAGGCGGTGGATAAATGGCGCCAGGCCGAGCTCCTCTGGCTGTATGGTCTCCGGCTTGTGTTGATGGCGATGCTGGTATTACCCTGGATGCAATATCAGTTACATTCGCAAACCGGTTCGGCGCGTTATCCTCAGTTTTATATGCGGTTATGGCATAACGTACTGACGTTGTTTATCGCCCTGGCCGCTAACGGACTGTTCTGGCTGGTTCTCCTGCTCTGGAGCGCGCTATTTAAGCTGGTGGGCATCCGCTTTTTTAGCACCCTTTTCTTTGAAACTGAAGGCGTTATTTATGTGGCCATCGGCCTGATTACGGCGCTGGCGGTCATTCTCGCCCGCACGCAGTCGCGCCTTGTGGCGGCGGTACAAAAGCTGCTGACGCTGATCGCGACGGGTTTACTGCCGGTGGTGTCGCTGCTGGCATTGCTGTTTATTGTGACGCTACCCTTTACCGGACTGGCGGCGATTTCTGCGCGTGTTTCCGCTGCGGGGCTGTTATCCACGCTGACGCTGATGCTGCTACTCCTCGTAGCGATTGTCAACGAACCGCAAAAGCGCGTATTACCCTATCCGCGCGCACTACGCGGTATGATTAGCGCCTCGCTTTGCGTTGCCCCGATATATATGCTGCTAGCGGGCTGGGCGTTATGGGTACGCATTCAGCAATACGGCTGGACGCCGGATCGTCTGTATGGCGCGCTGACGGTATTTGTCTTGCTGATATGGTCCTTCGGTTATCTGAGCGGTCTGTTACGGCGCGGACGTGACCCTGGTGAGCGGCAAGGCAAGGTGATACTGAGCGTCTCTTTGCTAACACTGGTGATATTGCTGCTGCTGGCCTCGCCTGTACTTGATGTCTGGCGTATTAGCGTCAACAGTCATATGGCGCGTTACCACAGCGGGAAAATTACGGCGGATCAGGTCAGCCTGTATATGCTGGAGCACAGCGGTAAAACTGGCCAGGAAGCGCTGAAATCGTTGCTGGATGACGAGACGTTCACGCAGGACATAAAGCGCAAGCGTGAACTGACGACGTTTTTGCAGGGAAATAAGGCCTCCCCGACGGCGGACGATTTAGCGCGGGTGGTGATGATGGCGCCCGGTAGCCAGAAGCCAGATGCCGCATTTTGGACGTTTGTCAAAGAGCAGAATTATTCGGCCGCTTCTTGCTTCGAACAGGATGCCTGCGTGCTGGTGAGTCAGGATCTTAACGGTGACGGTCAGCCTGAGCAGGTGCTGTATAATTTTATTGTTGCCGAGAGCCAGCTCTACGGCTTAAAAGATCGGAAATGGACGCAGATAGCATTCGCCCCATTGCCGGACGGGTTTTCTAAGACGCAACTTTTGCACGCGATTGCCGGGCATCGGTTAGGCTCAGCTCCCAAAGCCTGGCGCGATATCATCGTTGATGGTAAGCGGCTGGATGTGAACTACTACAACGAGTAAGCTTTTTGCCGGATGGCGGCATAAATGCCTTATCCGGCCTACAGAGCGGGATGCTGTAGGCCGGATAAGCGCAGCGCCAACAGGCAATGACGTTGCCGAATAAGAGGCGATTAGTGAACCTGTGGATCGGCAGGAGAGGCGTTGTTACGGATCTCCGCGATATCCATCGCATTGAACAGGTAATGATTACCGCAGTAATCGCAGTGCATATCGATTTCGCCTTCTTCCGCCAGAATGCTGTCCACTTCTTCATCCGGCAATGTTTTCAGCGCGCCCGCGCAACGTTCGCGTGAACAGGTGCATTTGAACTCAACATCTTGCGGATCGTAGAGCGTGACCTCTTCTTCGTGATACAAACGCCACAGCACGTCATTTGCCGGTAGCGTCAGCAACTCTTCACTTTTAATGGTTTCCGTCAACATGGCCAGATGGTCGAAATCCTGCGCCTGCGCGTTCTGTGCCGGCATCACCTGGAGCAACATTCCACCTGCCGCTGGTTTACCGTCGACATCGCCGGTACGGATAAACAGGCGCGTCGGCAACTGCTCGGAGCGCAGGAAGTAATCTTCCAGGCACGCCGCCAGAGTATCGCCTTCCAGACCCACCACGCCCTGATAGCGTTCCCCTTCTTCCGGAGTAATGGTGATCACCAGATAGCCGTTGCCAACCAGCGTTTTGAGATCCGCATTGTCAGAGATGTCGCCCTGAACGCGGGCCACGCCGCGCATCTGCTGCTGATTATTGCCATTGATCACCGCCAGGCTTAACGGCCCGTCGCCCTGGAGCTGTACCGTAATGTCACCGGCAAATTTCAGCGTTGCGGTCAGCAGGCTGGTGGCGACCAGCAGTTCGGCCAGTACGGTTTTCACCGGCTGCGGGTAGTTATGATTGTCGAGGATCTGTTGCAAGGTTTCCGAAACGGTCACCAGCTCGCCGCGAACGGCAAAGTTTTCAAACAGATAACGATGTAATTGGTCATGTTGCGGCATAATCATCTCTCTTGCGGGTGACAGTTATTCGCTGTCGCCGTGTTTAAATCGTAACAGGTCGCGGCGCTCTTTCTTGTCCGGTCGCCTGTCCGGATGCGGCATGGTCAGGGCGTTAAGCTTGCGCGCCTGCGCCATTTTTTCGCGTTTTTCCACGCTTTCCGCCGTCTCTTCATACAGAGCGACGGCTTCGCTGGCCGGACGGCGCTGTTCGGTGATGGCTTTAACGATCACCGTCCGTTCGTCATTTCCCTGACGCAGGGTAAGGGTTGCGTTCAGCTCGACGATTTTGCTCGGCTTACTGCGCTGGCCGTTGTAATGCACCTTACCGCCTTCAATCATTTCGCGGGCCAGTGCGCGAGTTTTATAAAAACGCGCGGCCCACAGCCATTTATCCAGTCTGACCTCAACGGAGGACTTTTCTTTCATGGCGTCTCCTTCACATCAGCGAGGGGATCAGACGGCGGTAGTCGTTCAGGGACGGATGGCGCGTATATTGCTTTTCCGCCAGGCCGGAATCGGGATTCGTCACGCCAAGACAGTAGCGAATACCAAACCGGGCGGCGGCGTCGAGAATCGGTTCGCTGTCATCGATAAACAGCGTTTTCTCTGCGCTTATTCCTGTTTCTTCAGCTACAGCGCGCCATAACCGCTGATCCTCTTTGGGATAACCAAATGTGTGGGTGGAAAGTAATAAATCAAGGTGTGAGGCCAGACCGGTATGCTCCAGCTTCACCGCCAGGTTATGTGGATGCGCATTGGTGAGCAGAATCCGACGTTTTCCGCTGGCTTTTAACGCATTCAGAAACGGTACGGTATCGTCGCGCAAAACGGCGCGCGGCCCTTGCGCCGTCGTCATGGCGCAAATATCCAGACCCAGGCGCTCGCTCCAGTAATCCAGACAGTACCAGTTTAGCGTATGCTGTACGGCATGATACTGCTGGCGAATATATTCCTGCGCGTCCTGCGGCGAAATACCCTGCTGCGCGCCGTAGGTTTCCGGTACCAGCTTTTGCCAGAAATAGTTATCGAACGCGAGATCGAGCAGCGTGCCGTCCATATCCAGCAAAACGGTATCCACGTTTTGCCAGTCAATATCAATATGCATGGGGAACTCCAGGGTAACGCAATTTGCGCGACAGGGTAGCATACCCTGCCGCGCGGCGGCGTTATCAGATGAGATTTTCCGGAGAGACGGTTAATCTGGGATTGAGGCAGCTTTCATAGTATTCCTGGATGTCCGCCATACGGGTTCGGTGGCGTTGATAACGTCTGAACGCCTGAACGCCGTTGTAGACGGCGCACACTATCATTGCCAGCATTAGCAGAGTGGTGCCGAGGTAACGCCACCAGCCGGATTTGTCGGGAATACGGTGCAGGCCGATATGCTGCGTGCCATTGGCATCGGTATACACGCTGGTGACAATCCCCTCGGCGCTAAATGGCGTTTGCATCAGCGTTTGCGCCAGGCGCTGGAAGGCGCTCCACTGCTCCTGAGCGGGATAGTCGTACAGCGGCGTTGACGGCCAGGCTTGATCAACCAGTTCGCTGCCTT
Proteins encoded in this window:
- a CDS encoding membrane protein produces the protein MESVALSRTTRWGMMLTGLLQGVLCYLLMAWLVPQNSDWLFYGMPATIALSSMLLLTVVSFKQGAL
- a CDS encoding membrane protein codes for the protein MVVLAMSGWLRWQVEAVDKWRQAELLWLYGLRLVLMAMLVLPWMQYQLHSQTGSARYPQFYMRLWHNVLTLFIALAANGLFWLVLLLWSALFKLVGIRFFSTLFFETEGVIYVAIGLITALAVILARTQSRLVAAVQKLLTLIATGLLPVVSLLALLFIVTLPFTGLAAISARVSAAGLLSTLTLMLLLLVAIVNEPQKRVLPYPRALRGMISASLCVAPIYMLLAGWALWVRIQQYGWTPDRLYGALTVFVLLIWSFGYLSGLLRRGRDPGERQGKVILSVSLLTLVILLLLASPVLDVWRISVNSHMARYHSGKITADQVSLYMLEHSGKTGQEALKSLLDDETFTQDIKRKRELTTFLQGNKASPTADDLARVVMMAPGSQKPDAAFWTFVKEQNYSAASCFEQDACVLVSQDLNGDGQPEQVLYNFIVAESQLYGLKDRKWTQIAFAPLPDGFSKTQLLHAIAGHRLGSAPKAWRDIIVDGKRLDVNYYNE
- the hslO gene encoding 33 kDa chaperonin (Heat shock protein 33)(HSP33); protein product: MPQHDQLHRYLFENFAVRGELVTVSETLQQILDNHNYPQPVKTVLAELLVATSLLTATLKFAGDITVQLQGDGPLSLAVINGNNQQQMRGVARVQGDISDNADLKTLVGNGYLVITITPEEGERYQGVVGLEGDTLAACLEDYFLRSEQLPTRLFIRTGDVDGKPAAGGMLLQVMPAQNAQAQDFDHLAMLTETIKSEELLTLPANDVLWRLYHEEEVTLYDPQDVEFKCTCSRERCAGALKTLPDEEVDSILAEEGEIDMHCDYCGNHYLFNAMDIAEIRNNASPADPQVH
- the hslR gene encoding heat shock protein, whose protein sequence is MKEKSSVEVRLDKWLWAARFYKTRALAREMIEGGKVHYNGQRSKPSKIVELNATLTLRQGNDERTVIVKAITEQRRPASEAVALYEETAESVEKREKMAQARKLNALTMPHPDRRPDKKERRDLLRFKHGDSE
- the yrfG gene encoding hydrolase, encoding MHIDIDWQNVDTVLLDMDGTLLDLAFDNYFWQKLVPETYGAQQGISPQDAQEYIRQQYHAVQHTLNWYCLDYWSERLGLDICAMTTAQGPRAVLRDDTVPFLNALKASGKRRILLTNAHPHNLAVKLEHTGLASHLDLLLSTHTFGYPKEDQRLWRAVAEETGISAEKTLFIDDSEPILDAAARFGIRYCLGVTNPDSGLAEKQYTRHPSLNDYRRLIPSLM